A genomic segment from Streptomyces sp. NBC_00459 encodes:
- a CDS encoding MFS transporter, protein MGDVREKDGQLSGASLGAPFRWLWAAYASSLAGTWLAFDSFPLIAVLVLHVGPAQVSLLAAAGLAVGAVVAVPLGPWVEFRRKRPVMVAMDLVRCGALLTVPAAYALGVLSFGQLVVVAVVVAAADITFTAASGSYLKGLLPPSQLLVANSRFESTMWTASVVGPPLGGAAVGLLGPVTTVVANAVSFLLSAAGLRAIGGPREALPVREEPRAGGGRPRAGELVEGWRFILADPVLRPLFLNTVLVSGLIMATAPLVAVLMLGRFGFEPWQYALAFAVPCTGGLLGSRLSRPLVARYGRHRIMRTFGILRVCWPVGMVFLHGGTTGLVLVMVVQFGLITSMGVFNPVYATYRLQHTPADRVARTLSAWSVSSKLTVAALTALWGLLAALTTPLTAVGAAGVLILATPLLLPRTGD, encoded by the coding sequence GTGGGTGATGTCAGGGAGAAAGACGGGCAGTTGAGCGGGGCCTCTTTGGGGGCTCCGTTTCGGTGGTTGTGGGCCGCTTACGCCAGCAGTCTTGCCGGGACGTGGCTCGCGTTCGACTCGTTTCCGCTGATCGCGGTTCTGGTGCTGCATGTGGGACCCGCCCAGGTGTCGTTGCTGGCCGCGGCCGGGCTGGCCGTCGGGGCGGTGGTGGCGGTGCCGCTGGGGCCCTGGGTGGAGTTCCGGCGGAAGCGGCCGGTGATGGTCGCGATGGATCTCGTCCGGTGCGGGGCGCTGCTCACCGTCCCCGCCGCCTACGCGCTCGGGGTGCTCTCCTTCGGCCAGCTCGTGGTGGTGGCCGTCGTGGTCGCCGCCGCCGACATCACCTTCACCGCCGCCAGCGGGTCCTACCTCAAGGGACTGCTTCCGCCGTCCCAACTCCTCGTCGCGAACAGTCGGTTCGAGTCGACGATGTGGACGGCGAGCGTGGTCGGGCCGCCGCTGGGCGGTGCCGCCGTCGGGCTGCTCGGGCCGGTGACCACGGTGGTCGCGAACGCGGTGAGCTTTCTGCTGTCGGCGGCCGGTCTCCGGGCGATCGGCGGGCCGCGCGAAGCTCTTCCCGTACGGGAGGAGCCACGGGCCGGTGGCGGGCGTCCACGCGCCGGTGAGCTGGTCGAGGGATGGCGGTTCATCCTGGCCGATCCGGTACTGCGGCCCCTGTTCCTCAACACCGTGCTGGTCAGCGGGCTGATCATGGCGACCGCGCCGCTGGTCGCCGTCCTCATGCTCGGCCGCTTCGGCTTCGAGCCCTGGCAGTACGCACTCGCCTTCGCCGTGCCCTGCACCGGCGGCCTCCTCGGTTCACGCCTGTCCCGGCCGCTCGTGGCGCGGTACGGCCGGCACAGGATCATGCGCACCTTCGGCATCCTGCGGGTGTGCTGGCCGGTCGGGATGGTGTTCCTGCACGGCGGCACGACAGGGCTCGTCCTCGTGATGGTCGTGCAGTTCGGGCTGATCACCAGCATGGGTGTGTTCAACCCGGTGTACGCCACCTACCGGCTCCAGCACACCCCGGCGGACCGGGTCGCCCGTACCCTGTCCGCCTGGTCGGTCTCCAGCAAGCTGACCGTCGCGGCGCTGACCGCGCTGTGGGGGCTGCTGGCGGCGCTCACCACGCCGCTGACCGCCGTCGGGGCCGCGGGCGTCCTGATCCTCGCGACTCCGCTGCTGCTGCCCCGCACCGGGGACTGA